A DNA window from Hordeum vulgare subsp. vulgare chromosome 1H, MorexV3_pseudomolecules_assembly, whole genome shotgun sequence contains the following coding sequences:
- the LOC123442480 gene encoding 65-kDa microtubule-associated protein 5-like has translation MATPPSPPPPTRASCGSFLQELQELWGEIGPDELERDRMILQLEEDCLNVYRKKVEQTRKQKTDLLQVMSLGEAEIGKILSALGERESFSRAEKLGGTLMEQLAKLEPVLDDLRRRRDERINEFLAVQLHIVRLQAEISGTINHGDPAAPLVDETDLSTGRLAELKTQLNELQTEKNLRLQKIDGQIKCINEMCNMMSLDLKKTLYEVHPSFVELERIKAMSISDSTLDRLAGKVHALNQEKKQRLRKLQDLGSTLIELWSLMDTPLHEQKCFDHVTSLISVSPNTVMPQGCLAHDLIEKVEVEVKRLKHLKASKMKELVLKKMTELEEIYRSVHMDIDSDHEWRILTELIDSGRADLSELLTDMDDRITEARDLALSRKDILEKVEKWTLATEEEGWLGEYEGDQNRYNAGRGAHINLKRAEKARVLVSKIPSLLENLTAKVRAWEKEKGAPFLYNKMRLLDSLDKYTSERQQKEEEKRRSRELKKLQEQFAAEQGATYGAKPSPMRPLSARKPLGQSTNVNIVGGTPNNRRVSTPISRKGGLSCGKMKDTGKTAASIPANYVSLPKDCSDNSCM, from the exons ATGGCGactccgccgtcgccgccgccgcccacgcgCGCCTCCTGCGGCTCCTTTCTCCAGGAACTGCAG GAATTATGGGGAGAAATAGGCCCGGATGAACTAGAGAGAGATAGGATGATCTTGCAATTGGAGGAGGACTGCCTCAATGTTTACAGGAAGAAAGTGGAACAAACTAGAAAGCAAAAGACAGACCTGCTTCAAGTGATGTCCTTGGGTGAAGCCGAGATAGGAAAGATCCTTTCTGCTCTAGGAGAGCGTGAATCCTTTTCCAGG GCGGAGAAGCTCGGGGGTACATTAATGGAACAACTTGCAAAACTGGAACCAGTTCTGGACGATCTGAGACGGCGGAGAGACGAGCGCATAAATGAGTTTTTGGCTGTTCAGCTGCATATTGTTCGTCTACAAGCTGAGATTTCAGGAACCATTAATCACGGGGATCCTGCAGCTCCTTTAGTGGATGAGACTGACCTATCTACAGGAAGACTGGCTGAACTGAAAACTCAGCTTAATGAGCTCCAGACAGAAAAG AATCTCAGACTGCAAAAGATTGATGGTCAGATCAAGTGTATTAATGAAATGTGCAACATGATGTCTCTTGATCTTAAGAAGACATTATATGAAGTCCATCCCAGCTTTGTtgaattggaaagaatcaaagccATGAGTATAAGTGATAGCACACTTGATAGGCTTGCAGGAAAAGTTCATGCACTAAACCAAGAAAAGAAACAGAGGCTCCGGAAG CTACAAGATCTTGGAAGCACACTCATTGAGTTATGGAGTCtaatggacacaccattacatgaACAGAAATGCTTTGATCATGTTACTTCTTTGATTTCAGTCTCACCCAATACAGTGATGCCCCAAGGATGCCTTGCACATGACCTTATTGAGAAG GTAGAGGTTGAGGTTAAGAGACTGAAGCATTTGAAAGCTAGTAAAATGAAAGAGCttgtcttgaagaaaatgactgagcttgaagaaatctaCAGAAGTGTTCACATGGATATTGATAGCGATCATGAGTGGCGGATTCTCACCGAACTTATTGATTCTG GTAGAGCAGATCTCTCAGAGCTGCTTACGGATATGGATGACCGAATTACAGAAGCAAGAGATCTTGCTCTAAGCAGAAAGGACATTCTAGAAAAGGTGGAAAAATGGACATTAGCAACTGAAGAGGAGGGTTGGCTCGGTGAATATGAGGGG GATCAAAATCGCTATAATGCTGGTCGAGGAGCTCACATAAATCTCAAGCGTGCGGAGAAGGCAAGGGTATTGGTCAGCAAAATTCCAT CCCTGCTGGAGAATTTGACTGCTAAAGTTAGAGCTTGGGAAAAGGAGAAGGGCGCGCCATTTCTGTATAATAAG ATGAGGCTTTTGGATAGCTTGGACAAATACACCTCTGAAAGGCAACAAAAGGAAGAGGAAAAACGCCGATCACGG GAACTTAAGAAACTACAAGAGCAGTTTGCAGCAGAACAAGGTGCAACCTATGGAGCGAAGCCTAGTCCTATGCGCCCGCTTTCGGCAAGGAAACCTCTTGGGCAGAGTACTAATGTCAACATTGTTGGTGGAACTCCTAACAACCGGCGTGTGTCTACCCCAATTTCACGCAAGGGAGGCTTGTCTTGTGGAAAGATGAAGGACACTGGCAAGACAGCTGCTTCTATACCGGCAAATTATGTTTCTCTTCCCAAGGATTGCTCCGACAATTCTTGCATGTGA